Below is a genomic region from Eupeodes corollae chromosome 1, idEupCoro1.1, whole genome shotgun sequence.
tacggtagagaagattttgtaggcgatgttaaatagactgattcctctatagttgctgcagtttagagggtctctttttttcgGGATTGTTGCCTTTCGTAGTCTATATTGAacggatcatcctgcctgacagcggaattcagttcttcgtcgccgttatacagtctgcagaagtggtccttccatatcctcagcattgactgcggttccactatgatgtttccactttcgtctttgcagccttcggttctaggtttatgtacatgtgaatttcgtttcacctgttcataaaactttcgaacctttttcctgcttttatacttctcaacatcttcgaccgcacgcttcgcatgccctctctttttccttctgagaagtcggcgttcctctcgcctcttctgctcatagagctcacgagcagctctcgtccttttatgcagtgccgctttgcgtgcatgttgtttggctgcatttgcctgcctcaaaccaggggttccttgttggtggctgcttgaaacccagcccATCAGAGGCGTCTTCTCTGATTGTATCttggtaatgttgccactggttttcgatacattgtgttggcggcagagaacttcgagagaggttacttgtaactcggtcggaaaagtatttggcgatctctggcgattgtagcctttcggtaccttctcccagcacctacCTGTCTTGGGTCtgaaaatccgaagtgctaccttggctacaatgagctagtggtccgagtctatgttagctcctcagaaagttcgtacatccatgatgctgaaagcgtgtatttcgtcgatcgcaatttggtcaatctggttgacggtagattgatctggagaagtccaagttcctttgtggatgttgaggtgtggaaaacccGTATTGGCTACCTTGACGTTTctccccgcagcaaaatctatgagcctgaatctgttgttggaaccagtgttgccaaaaagacaATAGCCAATCACCCTTTAGATGAATTTCGTTCTCAATAATTACTCTTAAATTATCGTAAAACAAAACGAAGAAACTTATGTAAGACCTAAGAATATAGTTTTAGGATTGCAagtctaactttattaaatgttacttattataatttatattccGTTTTTcctcgaatttaaaatttaattatgataTAAATTACTTATAACAGTTTATAGTATACCATAGGAGGACCATCCCTGCTTGGAGCTTTTATCCAAGTTTAATTGGTCGAAAAAgaccatttattttcaaaaaggcTTTGCAGAGCTTTCTGCATCTAACAGTTCTAATAAATGCGAAAAAActtcttaaacaaattattttaaatgttttataagaattaagttattttgttttaaatttgttttgtatttttatttcgtatttcgttgttacttttatttaaaatgtctcaagaaccaaaagttAAGAAATCTTCCAACACCAGCGCTGCGGGTAGTGATCCCACTAAACCGCCTAAAATCCCGACTCAAAAAATGGTCGATAATGCTATTAAAACTTTGAACGAGCGTACGGGGTCTTCCCTAGCAGcaatcaaaaaatttatatcTACAACTTATTTAATCGATCTTGACAAAGCATCTACGTTAATTAAGAAGTATATAAAACAAAGCGTTGAAAGTGGGAAATTTGTTCAAACCAAAGGGACGGGTCTGACTGGTTCATTTAAATTCTCTAAAGCCGCATTGAGTGAACCTAagcctaagaaaaaaaaacctaaggtAGATGCTGAAGGGGTTGTTAagaaacctaaaacaaaaagtaaagaaGGCAAGGAATCAACATCAAAGCCTAAAAAAGATGCCGTGTCAAAGAAAAAAGCTGACCCAGCGAATAAAAAAGATGTGCAGCCAACAAAGAAAACTGCGACAACGACGGCGGCGAAGGTCAAGGCACAGGTAAAAGTCCCGGTACCAAAAGTAAAAGCTGCTGTTGCAGAGAAGCAAAAAATGGCTAAAGAAGTCGCAGTTCCTAAGAAAAAGCCTACAAAGAAGCAAGAGTCAGAAACTGCTGGGAAAACTacagctaaaaaaaatacttcaactgAAAAGAATGTTAAAACTGCAATCAAAAAGACTGGCAAAGAAAACATTCCTCCAGCAAAGCAGAAAGCCGCAACTAAGAATAAGAAGGAGGAGGAACCACCTGTGCCACCAAAGGTCGATGAAAAAGAATCGGAGGCTTCACCCACAGTTTCACCTAAAATAAAAGTCAAGCAAACCTCTAGTTTTACACTTCCACCCACTGGCAATGATGCAGAGTCTGATGAGGAATCATTTGACTCAGAAGATGAGGACGAGGGGGAagacgaagatgatg
It encodes:
- the LOC129940525 gene encoding histone H1-like, which encodes MSQEPKVKKSSNTSAAGSDPTKPPKIPTQKMVDNAIKTLNERTGSSLAAIKKFISTTYLIDLDKASTLIKKYIKQSVESGKFVQTKGTGLTGSFKFSKAALSEPKPKKKKPKVDAEGVVKKPKTKSKEGKESTSKPKKDAVSKKKADPANKKDVQPTKKTATTTAAKVKAQVKVPVPKVKAAVAEKQKMAKEVAVPKKKPTKKQESETAGKTTAKKNTSTEKNVKTAIKKTGKENIPPAKQKAATKNKKEEEPPVPPKVDEKESEASPTVSPKIKVKQTSSFTLPPTGNDAESDEESFDSEDEDEGEDEDDDEEEEEEKEEKKKEGKVVEDEEEEDDEEEEEGDNNIPLKSEKPIEDQLNESDGSFASEPEESPVKPKSKAKAKTVVKSVKKRKSIATLVNPVKPKITKK